GTATACTTTTTTGCTTGAGGCAGATCAGGTATTTTTAATACCACTTGAAACAAGGTTAAAGAGATATTTCTTGCAATCTGGGTTAATAAGTCTAATCTTTCAAGGATATATCTTATTAATGGTGTTAGCCATTTTGATGCCGATGTATGCGCACGTTAGTGCAAATGGTTTTCAATCGTTTTTTATTTTTTTACTGGTGTTATTGATCATAAAAGCATGGAATCTTGCACTTAACTGGAGAATTCACTATTATGTTCAGCCATCCGTTTATATTTGGGACATGTTCGTCCGTTATTTCATAAATGTAATCTTTACTTTTTTATTATTTAGCAACGCCAATATACTTTTCTTACTAATATTTGCCTTCATTTTGGCATTTTACTATCAATCCTTTTATGTTAGAACGAAAAAAATGGGTTTGAAGTGGGATTTACTTATTACTCAAGAAGAGAAGCGTATGGCTTCCTTTTATCGATTAGCTAATTTATTCACAGATGTACCGAAATTAAAGGATACGGTTAAGAGAAGAAAATGGTTAGACATATTTATTCAATCCATTTCTTTTTCACAGAATAAAACCTACCATTACTTATTTGCACGAACATTCCTGAGAGCATCTGATTATTTAGGTCTTTTTATTCGTCTAACTGTAATCGGAGCTTTAGCACTGTACTTTATTTCCTTTGGGTGGGGGCAAATCGTTCTGTCACTGTTGTTTATTTATCTAACTGGATTTCAACTGCTGCCCTTATGGAATCATCACCAAAACAAGCTTTGGATTGACTTATATCCAGTATCTCAAAACCATAAAACAGCTGCATTCTATTCTATTCTAAGAACGATTCTCTATATTCAATCCACCGTTTTTTTCATGATTGTTTTGATAAAAGGGGAATGGCTCTTTTCGTTAGCAGTCCTGCTCTCAGGATTATTATTTAGCATTTTATTTGTAAATGTTTATAGTAAGAAAAGGCTAAAAGCATGAATGGATTCGGAAAATATCTAATATTCTTTTGCTGAGGGGAGTGGGAGCATGAACGAATATGAGTTAAAGGTATACGGTGAAGTGGTTGAATGGAAAAGGAAATTAACAAGACGGTCAGGGATGATGAATCGAATATCCAAAAAGGCTCAAGGGAAAATAAATGAAATGATCCCGGAAAAGGTCCACGAGGTCATGACAGAAAGTATAAAGGGAATGGTCAAAACGACCTTATTTGGATCCCAACTCACAACGAACAAAAATCAAGCTGCAGGTCTGAGCCTAGAAGAGCGTGATGAATTAATGAGAAAAAAGACGGCTGTATTTCAAAAGACTGCCCTAGTGGAGGGGGCAGGGACTGGCGCTGGAGGAATCCTGCTGGGTCTTGCCGATTTTCCATTACTGCTTTCAATAAAAATGAAATTTCTTTTTGAAGCGGCGTCTATTTATGGATTTAACACAAAAGAATTTGAAGAACGGCTATTTTTACTGCATATCTTCCAGCTTGCTTTCTCAAGTGATGAAATTCGCAGAGAAACCTTATCCGACATTGAAAACTGGGAAGAGAGAAAGCAGACGCTCGTGGAAATGGATTGGCGCAAATTTCAACAGGAATATAGAGATTATATTGACCTAGTAAAGATGTTCCAGTTAGTGCCGGGAATCGGTGCATTTGTGGGTGCATATGCCAATAACAATTTATTAAAACAATTGGGTGAGACGGCCATGAATGCATACAGATTAAGAATCCTAGAAAAAGCCCCTGAACTTTAGTGATGTTCAGGGGTTTCATTTAATCTGCTTGGTGTATCCTAATTGCTGCGGTACCTAGAGTTTTTGCAGCTATTAACATTGCATTCTCATCGATGTCAAATTTCGGATGGTGATGTGGGTAGCCTGGATCAGCACCAGGAGGTTTTGCGCCTGTGAAAAAGAAGGTGCCGGGTATTTTCTTTAAGTAATAAGCGAAATCCTCTCCACCCATTTGCGGCTCAGATTCTTCGATGGTAAGAACTTCAGGAACTTCCTTAGCAAGAGAGACAAGAAATTCTGTTTCTTTTGCATGGTTGACTACTGCTGGATAACCTCTCTCATACAAAAAGGTATAGGTGCTGTCAGACAAGTAGCAGGTTCCTTTAATAATTCTTTCCATTTCTTCTTCAATGTATTGACGAACATCATCATTAAAGGTTCGGACGGTCCCAACAAGCTTTGCTTTATCTGCTATTACGTTAAACGCATTTTCAGACATAAATGTGCCTACTGTAACAACCGCTGATTCAACTGGATTCACCTTGCGGCTGACAATTTGTTGTAAATTTAAAACCAGCTGTGAAGCAGTGACAATAGCATCCTTTGTTTTATGGGGCTGTGCACCATGTCCGCCTTTTCCCTGAATATCAATTTCAAAACGATCAGCTGCTGCCATAATCGGTCCTGTTCGATATTGGATGGTGCCGGTTGCCTCACTTGCCCATAAATGAGTTCCAAATATAACATCAACACCATCTAAGCAGCCATCCTCAATCATGGTGATGGCTCCGCCTGGTGCAAATTCCTCGGCATGCTGATGAATAAAGACATAATTTCCTTCCAGCTCATCTTTCAATTCATCTAGCACCTTTGCAAGTACAAGGAGAGTGGCAGTATGTCCATCATGGCCGCAGGCATGCATGACCCCAGGAACTAATGATTTATAAGGTACATCCTTTTCATCATGGATAGGGAGTGCATCAAAATCCGCTCTTAGTGCCACGGTTTTTCCAGGTTTCTTGCCGTATACTTTCGCGACAACTCCGTTACCACCAACATTTCCTTTTACCTCTATTCCAAGGTTTTCATAATATGCCTTTATATACTGTGCCGTATTATATTCTTGAAAGGACAATTCAGGATGCTGGTGCATAAACCTGCGAAGGGATACCATTTCATCATAGTAACCTTCTAATTTCAAAAACAATTGATTGATCATTAAAATTCCCCCCAACACCAAAATTTATGGGATGTGTTAAAGCTAAATATTGATTCTAGCACTCTGTTGATTTGCGCGGAAGGCACGAGACTCCTGCGGGAGACCCCGCAGGCGCTCAAGCGCCGAGGAGGCTCCCCGTACCGCCCGCGGAAAGCGAAGTGCCTCGTGTTCAGGCAGAGACCGCCTGTCACTGCGGTGATTATTCAAAGAAGCTTTCCTTAGTGGAGCGCAAATCAACAGACTAATTTAACACAGCCACTTTATAAAGTATTTTCAAACTATTTTAACACTTTTACACTATTATGTAGATTTTTATGTTTGTTTTCTTTATAATTTTATAGAGTTTTGACAGAGAAAGGATAATGTAATCGATGAAAAAAGGAAATCGTAGTACATACTTAATTTTAGGTTTTGCAATTCTTATAGCAATCTATATTTCTATCAAAATAGCTGCTAAACAAACCTTTTGGCTGGATGATAAACTAGCGGATTTATTTACATATGTACCTGACACCTTTAATCCATTCTTTATTCTCCTTACTGAATTAGGAGACAAAAAGGGGATAGGTATTGTTGCGTTGATTGTGTTGGGATGGCTATTGCTGCTAAAGAGAAATTTCTTAGGAGCTGCTGCCATTACTCTATCTGTCGCTCTAGGAAATGAAGTAAATAAACTTCTAAAGGACCTAATTTCACGCCAAAGACCTGACCTTGATCATCTGGCACATGTGGATAGCTTAAGTTTTCCAAGTGGACACGCAATGGTTGGATTAATTTGTTATTTTTTTATTGCTTACCTTGTTATAGAAGAGCTGAAGTCAGCCACAGCCAAAAAACTTGTTATCCTATTTACAGCGCTTTTATTGCTGTTAATTGGTGCAAGTCGCATCATTCTTCAAGTCCATTACCCAACGGATGTCATTGGTGGCTACGCATTTGGCTATATTTGGGTGATGCTATCTATATTTATTTACCATTTCTTCAAAAAGAAATTAAAAAATAACAAAAAAAGAGGCTGAGGCCTCTTTTTTCTTTCTGTTGTGCGCCCGGCATGGGTGCAGTCTCTAGGGTGAAAGTCCCGAACCATGAAGGCAGTAGTAATGGTTAGCCTAACGCAAGGGTGTCCGCGGTGACGCGGAATCTGAAGGAAGCGAGCGGCAAACCTCCGGTCTGAGGAACACGAACTTCATATAAGGCTAGGTATCATTGGATGAGTTTGCAACACAAAACAAAGTCCTTACTGCCGAAGGTGGTACAGAGTAAATGAAGCAGATAGATGGAGGGAAAGACTGTACTCTTACCCGGGGAGATCTGATTGATAAGCCAAGTACACTTGGTAAACTATCTAGCAATGGATAGCTGAACAATCAGAAGTCAGCAGAAGTCATAGTACCATTCTTACTCGAGAAAGAATGGGAAGGACTGAACTATTAAGAAAGAATGAAGTCTGCACATTCGGTGATTGCATTGAACACAGACAATCCGAAAGGACCTACCTAAAGGAGGAAGCGGTGAATCCGTTGGGGACTCTAGGAGGGTGGAGCAAAAGTCGGCATAAACAGAACCTTCATTCACGTAGAAAGGATAACATCATGTTAATGGAACTAATTCTATCACGGGAAAATCTCTTAACTGCC
This Neobacillus sp. YX16 DNA region includes the following protein-coding sequences:
- a CDS encoding ABC transporter permease, encoding MFDEKKLWKDRSIHRLKEFGTYLRYILNGHLVVVLLFLIGTAAFYYQEWISSLSQEFPVEIIIALILGMLLTHSPVYTFLLEADQVFLIPLETRLKRYFLQSGLISLIFQGYILLMVLAILMPMYAHVSANGFQSFFIFLLVLLIIKAWNLALNWRIHYYVQPSVYIWDMFVRYFINVIFTFLLFSNANILFLLIFAFILAFYYQSFYVRTKKMGLKWDLLITQEEKRMASFYRLANLFTDVPKLKDTVKRRKWLDIFIQSISFSQNKTYHYLFARTFLRASDYLGLFIRLTVIGALALYFISFGWGQIVLSLLFIYLTGFQLLPLWNHHQNKLWIDLYPVSQNHKTAAFYSILRTILYIQSTVFFMIVLIKGEWLFSLAVLLSGLLFSILFVNVYSKKRLKA
- a CDS encoding EcsC family protein encodes the protein MNEYELKVYGEVVEWKRKLTRRSGMMNRISKKAQGKINEMIPEKVHEVMTESIKGMVKTTLFGSQLTTNKNQAAGLSLEERDELMRKKTAVFQKTALVEGAGTGAGGILLGLADFPLLLSIKMKFLFEAASIYGFNTKEFEERLFLLHIFQLAFSSDEIRRETLSDIENWEERKQTLVEMDWRKFQQEYRDYIDLVKMFQLVPGIGAFVGAYANNNLLKQLGETAMNAYRLRILEKAPEL
- a CDS encoding M20 family metallopeptidase, with the protein product MINQLFLKLEGYYDEMVSLRRFMHQHPELSFQEYNTAQYIKAYYENLGIEVKGNVGGNGVVAKVYGKKPGKTVALRADFDALPIHDEKDVPYKSLVPGVMHACGHDGHTATLLVLAKVLDELKDELEGNYVFIHQHAEEFAPGGAITMIEDGCLDGVDVIFGTHLWASEATGTIQYRTGPIMAAADRFEIDIQGKGGHGAQPHKTKDAIVTASQLVLNLQQIVSRKVNPVESAVVTVGTFMSENAFNVIADKAKLVGTVRTFNDDVRQYIEEEMERIIKGTCYLSDSTYTFLYERGYPAVVNHAKETEFLVSLAKEVPEVLTIEESEPQMGGEDFAYYLKKIPGTFFFTGAKPPGADPGYPHHHPKFDIDENAMLIAAKTLGTAAIRIHQAD
- a CDS encoding phosphatase PAP2 family protein, producing the protein MKKGNRSTYLILGFAILIAIYISIKIAAKQTFWLDDKLADLFTYVPDTFNPFFILLTELGDKKGIGIVALIVLGWLLLLKRNFLGAAAITLSVALGNEVNKLLKDLISRQRPDLDHLAHVDSLSFPSGHAMVGLICYFFIAYLVIEELKSATAKKLVILFTALLLLLIGASRIILQVHYPTDVIGGYAFGYIWVMLSIFIYHFFKKKLKNNKKRG